The sequence below is a genomic window from Lepus europaeus isolate LE1 chromosome 20, mLepTim1.pri, whole genome shotgun sequence.
aaaaagaaaagaaagaaagcaagcagcaGTGCAAGGAAACATTGCAGTAGAACCGAAAATGCTGGACAGCAAAGAAAAGCATCTTTTGCACATCTGATGGGACCTGCAGCAAATCAAAGGGATTCTTTCATGGGCAGAACTTCAGGAAACACACATCTGTGCAGGACAGTGGGCAGCAAGCAGTGGAGCCACTGCCTCCCCGAAGGCTGGGTGTGCATCCCTACTGGCCCAGAACTTGGGTTCAGAGGCCTGTACTTTGGgataaacacaaacaaagggggaAGGCATTCATTCCAgtggttgggatgcccatgtccttcaaccaagtgcctgggtccaatacctggctcctgcttccacattcctgctaatgcagaccctaggccaggtgatggcccaagcactgggtccctgccaccctctggggagacctacattgagttcctggctcctagctttggcccagcccagtctacctgtttgtctccctgcctctcaaaataaatgttttaaaaaatataaataaatgatgaagCCTGGACAAGTGGGAGAATACACCCACACCCTTCCCACCACACCCTCTGTGGTGGAAAAGAGAAAGTCCCCCAGAGAGGGgactccacccagctctcccacatgggtgactggggcccatgtacttgggccatcttctgctgctttcctgggcacattagcagggagctggatcagaagcagagcagttgggactcaaaccagcactgtgatatggaatgccgatgtcacaggcagcagcttagcctgctgtgccgcaatgctggccctgggggaAAAAATGTGTCCTGCATGCATAAGTGAATATAATGAGAGCATACAGAAGTTCCACACATTGTTGGTCCCTGAGTAGCTGCACCTTTGATGCTGTCATCTTGCTGCTAACAGCAGCAACTGAGCCGGCCACAGGGAGCAGACACTTGCAGTGTGTCTCTGAGCCCTCACACCTTGCTGGATTCCAACTCAAACCTTCCCCCAGTGAGATAAGGAGGCCTCCTGGTAGTCGATCCAGGATGAACACATGAGCCCCGAGTGTCCCTAAGTGCGTTGGCCACACCTCCCAGAACTCTGCAGCTTGGATCTTcgaagccatgtgggagacaggagaacTAAACAGTTAACCATGACAGTGAGCAGCTATCATCAAGTGTGACCCCAGGGCCCAAGTTCAAGCTCGGCCCTTCTACGAGGTTTCCCTTCACCTCTCCAGGCAGATAAGTCACCCTCGTGGGTGCCCCAGTCCCGTGGGAGCCCTCCGCGATGGGAAGGGACTGGCAGGGACTTGGCACGGACTGCAATCTCCCTGGGGAGTTTCTGGCTGGGGCCACGAGGTGACCAGAGGGGTTCTGTGGTGCGTGGCCAGcgcagccctggctctgggctgcaTAGCCATCGGGGGTTATGCTCGTCAGCTGTGCATCATCACCCACGACTCATAGCAGCTATGAAACAGGAACCTCATAAAACTGGCACTAGGAGCAAGCAATAATTCTTAGCAGCTGGCTGATGGACATGAATGGAAGAAGCcagagctcccctcccccaccccaggaggcaggctTTGGCGGAAACAGAACAACCCAAGGACCCGAGGGAGGGCAGGGTTCTGACTCGGATTTGGGGTATGGGAGGCTTCGGAACCTCTGAGTCCTCGTTGAATACCACACTTCACCCCTGGGGCTGCTTCCTAGGCCCGGACAGCTATAGACGTCAATCAACCCATGGGCATCCCGGCTGTGCCCTCACGGCGATAGCCTCAGCCTGAAACATCACTGCACAGCTTCCCCACGTTTCAGCTCCTTGGGGACTGCTGTTCACTCTGAGTGCAATGCGAAAGGAGCAGCCTGTTGTTGGACAAGAGAGCCCTGTGGCTCACTCTccacccctctgcctcttcctccagCCCGGTGGAACACCCCTTCCTCCTGGAGCCTTCTCCAGACCCCACAGGGCGGTTGCTGACTGCCTCTCGGCATTTTGGAATCTCATCTTCCAAACACAAGTATGAGGTACTGATTTCCGGTGGCCTGGTTGTGGCCTCCCCTCGTCTGGGAGCCCCTTGGGCACAGGCACTGGATTttattctccttccctctctctggcctcagcccagAGCCTGGCACCAGAATGTGTATTGGCTTGAACCTTGGGGAGGATCTTGAGGTGGGGAGAGGAGCGAATCCCAGGTCTACAGAGAGGACCAGCACATGCAGACTGTGTCCGAGCAGCACCTGCTATGGCAGAATCAGGAGCAAGCGCAACCATCGtcatgagaatgagagagaacaagagcctggctgtgctctgacgctgtggtgtagcgagttaagctgccacctgcgacaccagcatcccatatgggagccggttcaattcctggctgatccacttatgatccagctccctgttgatggcctgggaaagcagcagagaatggcccaagtgcttgggcccctgcacccatgtgggagacccagatgaagcacctggctcccagttttggcctggctcagccccagccattgaggccacttggggactgaatcagcagacggaagacctctctcaatctctgtcgttctgtgtttctccctttctctctgtaactctgcctttcaagtaactttttaaattttatttattttgttttatttttaaagatttatttatttatttatttatttatttgaaaggtagagttacagagaggcagagatagagagatagaggtcctccatccgatggttcacttcccagaaggctgcaacggccagagctgtgccgatccaaacacaggaaccaggagcttcttctgggtctcccaggcaggtgcaagggcccaaggacttgggccattttccactctctcccaggccataacagagaactggatgggaagaggagcagctggctctcaaactggcgcccatataggatgccagcactgcaggtggcagtcccACCCACTACACTACAGGGTCAGCCCCTGTTTTTTGGTttgggcttttgttttgttttaaagagccTGGCTGCATGGAAGGCCCGAGCAATCCAATGGGACCTTGTGGCTGTTCAGAGACCCAGCTTCAGAGTGAAGAGTGGCTCGGGGAACTGGGGGAACAAGGCTGCCTGAGCCGCTTCATGGGGATGGGAGCCTGCACACTGGCCCCACAGGCTCGCTGGAGAAAGGAGGAGGCGCCTCCCTTTGCAGAGACCTCCTGCACCACAGGCTCTGGAACTCTCTCCAGCTGGCGCCAAACCAGAACGTTTCGCTTCTTggtgagaagaaatcaaaacctcCAGCCGAGGCCgttgtcacacacacactaattTGTTTGCAGCAAATAAGGAGACCGCCGGGAATCATTTCCAAAGCCCCGACTCCCGAGCAGCGGCAGGCGGGCGCGTTTCATTTGAAGGGGAGATGAATCTGCAAAGGGGAAGTTCCTGTCATCACATGTAGGGGCGGGCACAGCTCATGCAGCTGCAGTTCAGGAACAAGCTTTGCATCCACCACATGCCTGCCACATGCCGTGCGGAGGAGGCTTACGCTGCTCTGCGTCGGGGGGCTCGGCACCAAACAGCAGCGAAGGATGCgtggtgtttggcttagtggttaaggtgctgcttggtggtggtggggcgcAGTGCATTAAggcactgcctacaatgccagcatcccatatgagtgcctgttcaagtcccagctgctccacttctgatccaactcccagctaatgcacctgggaaaacagcagaagatggcccaagtgcttgggcccctgccacccatgtgggagacctggatggagttccaggctcctgactttggctatttggtgagtgaatcagtggatggaggatctctgtgtccctcctgtctctgtcactctaatcTTTAAATCAGtagtaaataaatttctaaaaaaccTGCTCTTAGGACACTTGTATCTCAGATTGGAGTGTCCGGGTTTAatttctggctccactcccatttccagcttcctgctaatacagaccctgggaggcagcagatgacagctcaggtTGGATCCCCGATACCCGTGTGGGGCCCTtgaattcagttcctggctcccagctttggcccagcacagccccagctgttctgggcatttggggagtgacccaagcAGATGGGCGGTCTCTggcagtctgcctttcaaataaataaatgaataatttttataaagtgtACTCACCCACCTCTGAGAAATTCTCCCCGTTACCTAGTCTGCCTCTCCAGGCTGAGCCAATGTGTGCTCACTGCGTAATGGTTCATGAACATTTGCTGTCGTGGAATGTGTACATCCTAACCAGAATCTGATCACTCTCAAACACGTCCCAAGACTCAGTGGTGGTTTTCGGCTTTGCCCAGAGCAAGCCGCGTGTTAACCTTTGTACAGCACCTGCTTCTTCTGTCGGCAGGGCCGTGAGGTTCCATCACCTGGGATGGGAAAGTGGGTTGGGGAAGCCGGGACGAGGCTGGGAACACGGCACCGACGTCGGCCAGAAGCGGGGAGGAACAGCCAACTCAGGCTTGCGGGGAAACAAGTGAGGTTCAAAAACACGCCTTGTTCGGGGTGGCGCACACAGGTGCTTACGGTGGTTCTCATGCGCCCTCATTCCACGGGAACCAACAGCAGCTGGGCAGAGAACCGCCGCAAACATTGCATTCAGCCAACGGAGTCGGCGTCCGCCCCCTCCGAGGAAAAGAGAAGACAGCGACCGAGCGACCCAGGGCGGAGCGGAGCAGGCGGTCATCCCCGCCCCTCGCTCCCACCCTGCCGCTCCCGGGCCCGGGGCcgagccccaggccccgcccacggcCTAGCTCCGCCCCCTCGGCGGGCGTAGACGCTGCTGGCCGCGCCGGGTGGGTCTGGCCAATGGAGAGCCGCGGAGGCTGCTCGCGCTCCGTGAAGCCCCGCCCCCCGACGTCCACGCACGGCGGCGGCGATGGGGCCCGGATGTCGAGCGCTGAGGCTGTTCGGGCCGCTGCTGGGGCGCCGGCCGCTGTGCGCGGGAGCTGGGCCCGCGCTAGGGGCCGGGTCCCGGCGTCCGCTGCCGGCAGCGGGGCGTCTTCCCTCGGCCCCGGCGCCCGGCCCGGCCTGCCTGGCCGCGAGCCCTGTGCGCGGCCTGCGCGTGGGCCCCAGGCTGCAAAAGGGGACGGAGGCGGGTGCCGCCGACGAGGGACGGCCGGAGTCGGGCTCGGCAGGTACGGGGCGGCCTTGAGCTACGTCCTGGCCCAGGAGGCCCCGCTTCTCGCCTTTATCAGTTTCCCTTAGGGTCACAACGCGCGCGGGCCCAGAGCCGCGGGGGGCTGAGGCGTGGGCGCCAGGCCCGGGGGAACGGGGCTGCGGGCGGCGTCCGAGAGCGGACTGGAGGCCGCGCGGGTCCTCCGGTTACTGCAGGCAGAGAAGTTAGCGACTCCGGGAGGGCGCGGGCCGGGTGTCCTGAGCCTTAGGAGAGCGGAACAGACTCGCCCGGGACCAGAATATTTAGTTCTctacgtgggggggggggggggggaagaaattTTCGTAGATAAGCTGTTAGTAGCCCAAATGGCTTCATAAGACAAACTCAAGGTGAGGATCGGTGGCTGCCGTGGACTTGAGGCGACGCCAGCTCTGCTGGGTGTATTTGAAGGGTGTGCACCAGACGCGGCGGCTCGTGGTTCAGCTTTATGGCTGAGATGCGATTTGATATGCCCCAGGATAGCAGCGCCGCTATGGTGCCAGTGTTTTTCTTAATTCCGTTTATTTATGTGCTTTTCAGCATCGCTGtgtctgggtgggtgggtggctcaTGTCCGCACCAGCGAGTCTCGTGGGATGTGGTAACAGCTAAGGATGAGCGCTCTGACCGGGAAGGTGGAGCCTGACACTGATGCCCGGGCCCTGCTGTGGAGCAGCGTTCGGATCTGAATGTGGTTTCACTGCCCGCTGCCTGGTCTCGGGGCGTccaggtctctctgcctctctgacacAGATATTTGTGCATTCCAGATCATACTGGTCCCAAGTTTGACGTGGATATGCTGGTTTCCCTTCTGAGACAAGAAAATGCAAGAGACATTTGTGTGATCCAGGTCCCCCCAGAGATGAAGTACACAGACTACTTTGTGATTGCTAGTGGAACGTCCACGCGACACTTACATGCCATGGCCTGCTACCTTGTGAAGATGGTAGGGTGCTTTCTCTTCTCGCTTGGGCCATGAACTGGGtgggactgtgtgtgtg
It includes:
- the MALSU1 gene encoding mitochondrial assembly of ribosomal large subunit protein 1, producing MGPGCRALRLFGPLLGRRPLCAGAGPALGAGSRRPLPAAGRLPSAPAPGPACLAASPVRGLRVGPRLQKGTEAGAADEGRPESGSADHTGPKFDVDMLVSLLRQENARDICVIQVPPEMKYTDYFVIASGTSTRHLHAMACYLVKMYKYLKCRSEPHVKIEGKDTDDWLCMDFGSMVIHLMLPETRETYELEKLWTLRSYDDQLAQIAPETLPEDFILGIEDDPSSLIPVEFKCE